ATTCCCGCCACCTAGCCTTGCTCCAGCACCCAGCGGGCCACTTCGTCGTGGCGCGCGAACCAGACTCGGGAGAAGCCCTTCATGTGGCGGAGGATCTCGGTCAGAACGGCGGCGATCATGGGGCGGCCGCCGAAGTGCGCGTGGACGGTGAGGTTGATCATCTCCGGGGCGTCGGAGCGGTACAGGAAGTCGAAGGTGTCCTTATACACGTTGAGGAAGTCGCGCGGGCTGCCCCGCAGCACGCGGTTGTCGGCGAAATCGCTGTGGGGAATGGCCACGATGTCCCCGGAGCCGGTGGCCATGCGGTAGGGCACGTCGGTGTCGTTGTAGTCGCCGTGCCAGACGCACCCGGCCTCCGCCAGGAACCCCGCGGTGTGTTCCGTGGGCGTCGCCCGCGGACTCAGCCAGCCCACCGGCCGCACGCCCGCCACCCCTTCGATGAGATCGAAGCAGCGTCCGATCACCGCCTTCTCCTCCTCGGCGGAAAGGTCCGTGAGGAAAGTGTCCTGGGTGTACGAATGGCCCGCCAGCTCGTGCCCGTTGTCGTGCAAGGCTTTGACCGCCTCGGGAAACATCTCCGCCGAGCGTCCGCTCACGCATACCGTGGCCGGGACCTCGAACTCCCGGAAGATCTTCATGAAGCGCCACACCCCGGTGCGACCGCCGTATTCGGACCAGGAGACTCCGAGCCGGTCCACCACGCCGGGCTTGAGGGGCGAGGACATGGGCGAGTAGGACGGCGCCTTGCCCACGGACCAAGTCTCGAACATCGGCGTCACCAGCACCGCCACCTTCGCGTCGTCAGGCCATTTCTCGATGGTTGTCAATGTTCCGTTCCCCTTCCCTATCGCTCGCCCATCATCTCGATGAACCGCCGCGCCAGGCGAGGACCCGTGGCCTCGTCCTCGTGCTTGAAGAACACGTACGTCCGCGCCCACTCCTGCCCGCGCACCCGCTCCGCCCACGCGCCGATGGCCTCGTCGGTGTATTCCACGGCGCGCAGGCGCAGATAGCCCCAGCTCGCCGTGGACACGAACGGCACCTCTTCCTTCAGCTCGCCGTCGGCCATGCACAGCGCCACGTCGCGTTCCCGCAGGGTCTCGAAGACCGTCTCATCGAACCACGAGATGTGGCGGAACTCCACGGCGACCCGGCGCCCTTCGGGCAGCACCGCGAGAAAGGCCTGAAGGCGCGGCAGGTCCAGCCGCATGTTGGGCGGCAACTGGAACAGAACCGGGCCGAGCCTGGACCCCAGGGTCTCCAGCCGTTGGAACAGGAACGCCACGGCGTCTCCGGCCTCCTTGAGGCGGGCGTGGTGCGTGATGGCCCGGGACGCCTTCACGGAAAAGGAGAAGTCCTCCGGCACCTGCTCGCACCAGCGCGCCAGCACCGGGTCCGCGGGCATGCGGTAGAACGTGTGGTTGATCTCCACCGTGTCGAAACGCTCGGCGTAGAACGGCAGCATCTCCTTGTCCGGCAGTTTCGCCGGATAGAACTTGCCCTTCCACGGCTTGTAGGCGTAGCCGCTGGTGCCCACGAAGGTCTTCAAGGAGTTTCGCTCCAGAGGTGCGGATACTTGAGGCCGGACCCGGTGACCATCAGCACCACGCGCTCGTCGCGGCCCACGGCGCCCTGCTCCAGCAACCGGCGCAGGGCCGCGAGGCAGGCGGCGCTCTCGGGGGCGACGAAGATGCCCTCGGCGGCGCCGATCTCGCGCACGTCTTCCAAGATCTCTGCGTCGGATACGCTCACGGCGCAGCCGCCGCTCTCTCGCACGATGCGCAGGATCATGAAGTCGCCGATGGCCACGGGCACACGCAGGCCCGCGGCCACCGTGGCCGGCCGGGTCACCGCTTCCGCCGCGTCCGCGCCGTTCTCGAACGCCTCGACGATGGGCGCGCAGCCCTCGGCCTGGACCGAAATCATGCGCGGGCGCCGCGAATCGATCCAGCCCAGTTCTTCCATTTCGTCAAAGGCCTTCCACATGCCGATGAGGCCGGTGCCGCCGCCGGTGGGGTACAGCAGCACGTCCGGCAGCGTCCAGTCCATCTGCTCGGCCAGCTCGTAGGCCATGGTCTTCTTGCCCTCGATCCGGTAAGGCTCCTTCAGGGTCGACACGTCGAACCAGCCCTCGCGCTCCTTCTTCTCCCCGATGATGCGGCCGCAGTCGTTGATGAAGCCGTCCACGAGGACCACGTCGGCACCGTACTGCCGGCATTCCACGATGTTCACGGGCGGCGCGTCTTGCGGCATGTAGATGTGCGCCTCCATGCCTGCCTTTGCCGCGTAGGCCGCCAGCGCCCCGGCTGCGTTTCCCGCTGACGGTACGGCCATACGTTCGACCCCCAGCTCTCGTGCCATGGACACCGCCACGGTCATGCCGCGCGCCTTGAAGGAGCCGGTGGGGTTCAGGGACTCGTCCTTGAGATAAAGCCGGCTCATGCCCAGCCGTTCACCGAGGCGGCAGGCATGGAACAGCGCCGTACACCCCTCCCCCAGCGTGGTGACCGCGGCG
The Deltaproteobacteria bacterium genome window above contains:
- a CDS encoding DUF72 domain-containing protein, with the translated sequence MKTFVGTSGYAYKPWKGKFYPAKLPDKEMLPFYAERFDTVEINHTFYRMPADPVLARWCEQVPEDFSFSVKASRAITHHARLKEAGDAVAFLFQRLETLGSRLGPVLFQLPPNMRLDLPRLQAFLAVLPEGRRVAVEFRHISWFDETVFETLRERDVALCMADGELKEEVPFVSTASWGYLRLRAVEYTDEAIGAWAERVRGQEWARTYVFFKHEDEATGPRLARRFIEMMGER
- a CDS encoding threonine synthase encodes the protein MHVTFLECSRCGARHERGRLHNLCRECASPLLVRYDLERAGETLTRESLQGRAASLWRYREVLPITDDAAVTTLGEGCTALFHACRLGERLGMSRLYLKDESLNPTGSFKARGMTVAVSMARELGVERMAVPSAGNAAGALAAYAAKAGMEAHIYMPQDAPPVNIVECRQYGADVVLVDGFINDCGRIIGEKKEREGWFDVSTLKEPYRIEGKKTMAYELAEQMDWTLPDVLLYPTGGGTGLIGMWKAFDEMEELGWIDSRRPRMISVQAEGCAPIVEAFENGADAAEAVTRPATVAAGLRVPVAIGDFMILRIVRESGGCAVSVSDAEILEDVREIGAAEGIFVAPESAACLAALRRLLEQGAVGRDERVVLMVTGSGLKYPHLWSETP
- a CDS encoding polysaccharide deacetylase family protein yields the protein MTTIEKWPDDAKVAVLVTPMFETWSVGKAPSYSPMSSPLKPGVVDRLGVSWSEYGGRTGVWRFMKIFREFEVPATVCVSGRSAEMFPEAVKALHDNGHELAGHSYTQDTFLTDLSAEEEKAVIGRCFDLIEGVAGVRPVGWLSPRATPTEHTAGFLAEAGCVWHGDYNDTDVPYRMATGSGDIVAIPHSDFADNRVLRGSPRDFLNVYKDTFDFLYRSDAPEMINLTVHAHFGGRPMIAAVLTEILRHMKGFSRVWFARHDEVARWVLEQG